GATTTTTAAAATTTTATTTAGTGAAAAGTTATTAGGCAGGTGGATAAGTTGGGCCGGCCGGAAAATGCCGCCGGAAGAAGTCGGCCCGAAAAAAAAGAGCGCCGCGGCTCGCGCCGGAAAAAGCCCGACCCGAAACCGGGGCGCCAGCGAAGGAAAGCCCGCCGCAGGTTCGGCTTCGCAAAAGGAACCCTGCCGCAGCTCGTGCGAAAACCCCGGCTCACCTAGGCGGCCGCGCCCCCGGCCCACACCAGCTGCCCGGCCACCTAGGGCCGTGGGCAAATCATTTGGGCGGCGGTTTTGCGTATACAGCCACTCATTGCTGCCGCACCGCCCTATGCCGTTCGATTACACCCTCGACTTTCGCCACGTCGATTTCCGCGCCCACCCCGAGCTGTACCGCGTGGGCAAGGGTGAGCAGGGCGTTTTGCTCGTGGAGCCCTATAAGAGCGAGATCCTGCCCTTCTGGCGCTTTCGTACACCGGCGGTAGCCCGCGAGTCGTCGGAAGCGATTTACGAGCTGTTTCTGGCGTATTTGGGCAAAGCCGATTTCGTGGGGGCCGACATGGCCCGGAAGTTTCTGCAGATGGGCTTTACCCGAGCCCGCCGCTACGCCAACCACCGCGGCGGCAAAAAGTACGACGGCCCCGTGCCCGACGATAAAAAAGGCCAAAGCGGGGCCCACGGCCGGGCCGAGCTGCCCCGCACC
The sequence above is drawn from the Hymenobacter sp. YIM 151858-1 genome and encodes:
- a CDS encoding DUF4385 domain-containing protein; amino-acid sequence: MPFDYTLDFRHVDFRAHPELYRVGKGEQGVLLVEPYKSEILPFWRFRTPAVARESSEAIYELFLAYLGKADFVGADMARKFLQMGFTRARRYANHRGGKKYDGPVPDDKKGQSGAHGRAELPRTPEDPVKAEAAAIFKAKWDEAKHHPEYLRQKAEFEQRYGK